A genomic segment from Chitinophagaceae bacterium encodes:
- a CDS encoding altronate dehydratase has translation MLNKILKINNSDNVITALSDLKKGEEVQWNGNLFLIKDNIAAKHKFFEKDMQAAEEIIMYGVLVGKTQVAVNAGSLMTTENVKHAAQPYAYRKINYQWYVPDVSKFQHKTFNGYKRSDGKVGTANYWLFIPTVFCENRNLDVIKEAMHNALGYAVTDKYKFFTNDLVDAFKAGDNLDAVKLNPANAANIGKKRLFKNIDGIKFLNHAGGCGGTRQDSATLSKLLAAYANHPNVGGITMLSLGCQHLQAQQLTEDIKKHTPGFDKPLLIFEQQKSQSEEQLIADAIKETFKGLIELNKIERQAVSLDKLCIGVKCGGSDGFSGISANPAVGYTADLVSALGGKILLAEFPELCGVEQNIIDRCTTEETANKFIRLMQEYDAQAHAVGSGFYMNPSPGNIKDGLITDAIKSAGASKKGGTSPVADVLDYTEPATKPGLNMVCTPGNDVEATTGKAAAGATLILFTTGLGTPTGNPVCPTIKLATNSKLARHMNDIIDIDCGTIIEGEKSIEQMGEEILDYCIKAASGEIIPKAVQLNQDDFIPWKKGVSL, from the coding sequence ATGCTGAATAAAATATTAAAAATAAACAACAGCGATAATGTGATCACCGCACTTTCCGATTTAAAGAAAGGGGAAGAAGTGCAGTGGAATGGAAATTTATTTTTAATAAAAGACAACATTGCCGCCAAGCATAAGTTTTTTGAAAAAGACATGCAAGCTGCTGAAGAAATAATTATGTATGGAGTTTTAGTTGGGAAAACTCAAGTTGCTGTAAATGCAGGCAGCTTGATGACAACCGAAAATGTGAAACACGCCGCACAACCTTATGCGTACCGAAAAATTAATTATCAATGGTATGTACCCGATGTTTCAAAATTTCAGCATAAAACATTTAATGGATATAAAAGAAGCGATGGCAAAGTGGGCACTGCTAATTACTGGCTTTTTATTCCCACAGTTTTTTGCGAAAACCGCAACCTGGATGTGATAAAGGAAGCTATGCACAATGCATTGGGATATGCAGTAACCGACAAGTATAAATTTTTCACCAATGATTTAGTCGATGCCTTTAAAGCTGGTGATAATTTAGATGCAGTAAAATTAAACCCTGCAAATGCAGCAAATATTGGGAAAAAAAGATTATTTAAAAATATTGATGGCATAAAATTTCTAAACCATGCAGGAGGTTGCGGCGGCACCAGGCAAGATTCAGCAACCTTAAGTAAGTTATTGGCTGCGTATGCCAATCATCCCAATGTGGGTGGAATAACCATGCTGAGCTTAGGCTGCCAGCATTTGCAGGCACAGCAATTAACAGAAGATATTAAAAAACATACACCCGGTTTTGATAAACCTTTATTGATTTTTGAACAACAAAAATCGCAAAGTGAAGAACAATTGATTGCTGATGCCATTAAAGAAACATTTAAAGGATTGATTGAATTAAACAAAATAGAAAGGCAGGCTGTTTCTTTAGATAAACTATGTATTGGCGTAAAATGCGGTGGCAGCGATGGTTTCAGCGGTATATCTGCAAACCCTGCTGTGGGTTATACAGCAGATTTAGTTTCCGCTTTGGGTGGTAAAATATTACTGGCCGAGTTTCCGGAGTTATGCGGCGTGGAGCAAAATATTATAGATCGTTGCACTACCGAAGAAACAGCCAATAAATTTATCAGGCTCATGCAGGAATACGATGCACAAGCACATGCTGTAGGTTCTGGTTTTTATATGAACCCCTCTCCAGGAAATATAAAAGATGGTTTGATTACTGATGCAATTAAATCAGCCGGCGCTTCAAAAAAAGGCGGTACCTCTCCTGTTGCAGATGTTTTGGATTATACTGAGCCTGCAACAAAACCGGGTTTAAATATGGTTTGTACTCCAGGCAACGATGTGGAAGCCACCACAGGCAAAGCAGCAGCAGGTGCCACTTTAATTTTATTTACAACAGGATTGGGTACACCCACCGGCAACCCCGTGTGCCCAACCATAAAACTGGCAACCAACAGTAAATTAGCCCGGCACATGAATGACATTATAGATATTGATTGCGGAACTATAATTGAGGGTGAAAAATCAATTGAACAAATGGGTGAAGAAATTTTGGACTATTGCATAAAGGCAGCAAGCGGCGAAATAATCCCCAAAGCCGTACAATTGAACCAGGATGATTTTATACCCTGGAAAAAAGGGGTAAGTTTATAA
- a CDS encoding amidohydrolase family protein: MLIDSHVHFWNFDKQNDAWITNNMKILQQDFLPVNILPTLQEAGVNGLVAVQAGQSETETNFLLSLAQTNSFINGVVGWVDLQNETVEDRLNYYAQFTAIKGWRHIIQAEAEGFLSGKNFIKGIAQLQLFNYTYDILVYQHQLKEVLELVQKFPNQKFVIDHCAKPDIKNKSIEPWKTLIKEIASNPNVYCKLSGLLTESNWQQWEPKDFYPYLDVVFEAFGAKRILFGSDWPVMLLSGKYVQWKNLVEIYLKPFSAEEQNNIMGTNAINFYNL; encoded by the coding sequence ATGCTGATAGATAGCCATGTTCATTTTTGGAACTTCGATAAACAAAATGATGCCTGGATAACCAACAATATGAAAATTTTACAGCAAGATTTTCTTCCTGTAAATATTTTACCCACTTTGCAAGAGGCAGGAGTAAATGGGCTTGTAGCAGTGCAGGCAGGCCAGAGTGAAACAGAAACCAACTTCTTACTTTCTCTTGCTCAAACAAATTCATTTATTAATGGCGTTGTAGGCTGGGTTGATTTACAAAATGAAACTGTTGAAGACAGGCTGAATTATTATGCACAGTTTACGGCTATAAAAGGTTGGCGGCATATAATACAAGCAGAAGCAGAAGGATTTTTATCAGGCAAAAATTTTATTAAAGGCATTGCACAATTGCAACTATTTAACTATACCTATGATATTTTGGTCTATCAGCATCAGTTAAAAGAAGTTTTAGAACTGGTTCAAAAATTTCCCAATCAAAAATTTGTAATAGACCATTGCGCCAAGCCTGATATTAAAAACAAATCCATAGAACCCTGGAAAACTTTGATAAAAGAAATTGCATCAAATCCCAATGTTTATTGCAAACTATCTGGTTTACTCACCGAATCCAACTGGCAACAATGGGAACCAAAAGATTTTTATCCTTACCTTGATGTTGTGTTTGAAGCATTTGGTGCAAAGAGGATATTATTTGGCAGCGATTGGCCAGTAATGTTGCTTAGCGGCAAATATGTACAATGGAAAAACCTTGTAGAAATATATCTAAAACCATTTTCCGCAGAAGAACAAAATAATATTATGGGTACTAATGCTATTAACTTTTATAATTTATAA
- a CDS encoding alpha-L-fucosidase, producing the protein MNFNKKIKNFLMPFFVLMSINTFAQNYHSNWESLDKRPTPQWYGQAKFGIFLHWGIYSVPAWATNSNADGFGSNYAEWYWQRLFAPNLKIHKEFVAFHDSVYGKNFHYPDFAQKFTCELFNPNQWAQLFKDAGAKYVVLTSKHHDGFCLWPSAQSWNWNSVDVVPHKDLAGMLTKAVKNAGLHMGFYYSLYEWFNPVYKKDVNKYVEERMLPQMKDLVSRYKPDVLWTDGEWEQTSKTWRSEEFLAWLYNESPSKETIAVNDRWGNDTKGKHGGFQTSEYGLGTISGNKAWEETRGIGQSFGYNRNENLNEYASSEELVYELISTVARGGNLLLNVGPAADGTIPVIMQQRLIDIGNWLKVNGEAIYETTAWKNAPAVTKETSLYFTKKGENIFAISTKWKKELVVKNIGKPKALTMLGYKGQINYRYKNSTLFITVPQLTPDIIPCQYAWTFKIEQ; encoded by the coding sequence ATGAATTTTAACAAAAAAATAAAAAATTTCCTCATGCCTTTTTTTGTGCTAATGAGTATAAACACATTTGCACAAAACTATCACTCCAATTGGGAATCGTTAGACAAGCGGCCCACACCGCAATGGTATGGCCAGGCTAAGTTTGGCATTTTTCTTCATTGGGGGATTTATTCGGTTCCTGCCTGGGCAACCAATTCTAATGCCGATGGTTTTGGCAGTAATTATGCAGAATGGTACTGGCAGCGTTTGTTTGCACCCAATTTAAAAATACACAAAGAGTTTGTGGCATTTCATGACAGTGTGTATGGTAAAAATTTTCATTACCCGGATTTTGCACAAAAATTCACTTGCGAATTATTCAACCCCAATCAATGGGCACAATTGTTTAAAGATGCCGGTGCAAAATATGTGGTACTTACCAGCAAGCATCATGATGGTTTTTGTTTATGGCCTTCTGCACAATCGTGGAACTGGAATTCCGTAGATGTAGTACCGCATAAAGACCTGGCAGGTATGCTAACCAAAGCAGTTAAGAATGCAGGTTTGCACATGGGCTTTTATTATTCATTGTACGAATGGTTTAACCCGGTTTATAAAAAGGATGTAAATAAATATGTAGAGGAAAGAATGTTGCCGCAAATGAAAGATTTAGTGAGTCGCTATAAACCAGATGTGTTATGGACGGATGGCGAATGGGAGCAAACATCAAAAACATGGCGCAGCGAAGAATTTTTAGCATGGTTATACAATGAATCACCCTCAAAAGAAACCATTGCCGTAAACGACCGATGGGGAAATGATACCAAAGGAAAACATGGCGGCTTTCAAACGTCGGAATACGGTCTCGGAACTATTTCTGGCAACAAAGCCTGGGAAGAAACCCGTGGCATTGGTCAATCGTTTGGCTACAATAGAAATGAAAACCTAAACGAATATGCAAGCAGTGAAGAATTAGTGTATGAATTAATTAGCACCGTTGCAAGAGGAGGAAATTTATTACTGAATGTAGGCCCGGCTGCCGATGGAACTATTCCCGTAATTATGCAGCAGCGTTTGATAGATATTGGCAACTGGCTAAAAGTAAATGGCGAAGCTATTTATGAAACTACCGCCTGGAAAAATGCACCTGCTGTTACAAAAGAAACAAGCTTGTACTTTACAAAAAAAGGAGAAAATATTTTTGCAATTTCTACTAAATGGAAAAAGGAACTGGTTGTAAAAAATATCGGCAAGCCCAAAGCATTAACCATGCTGGGTTACAAAGGACAAATTAATTACAGGTATAAAAATAGCACCCTCTTTATAACTGTTCCTCAGCTAACTCCAGATATAATACCCTGCCAATATGCATGGACGTTTAAAATTGAACAATAA
- a CDS encoding glycoside hydrolase family 2 protein — MIKKIGIFVLFFFATIHANAQLQKQTINNGWKFYYAKASKWYAATVPGTIHTDLLSNKLIADPYFGDNEKKLQWIDKENWDYKTSFTVSHKILQQKNIELVFDGLDTYADIFLNGKLLFSADNMFRQWRANIKPVLKSRNEILIRFYSAKNKVDSIAKSKLPFVVPDNPRVYVRKAQYHFGWDWGPTYITCGIWKNIFIEAYPEPQKEIPFINKRKIELVQEPDSIGKTFYFKIDGKPVYLKGANFIPSEMFLPRLKKEDYRKIILAAKDANMNMLRIWGGGIYEDDAFYDLCDEYGIMVWQDFMFAGGMVPGDKHFFNNVKEEIKYQIKRLRHHPCIVLWCGNNEVDEAWNNWGWQNQFKIHGKDSVKIWNDYKRLFQDSIAAWVQLYDGTRPYTSTSPLNGWGRANSITEGDSHYWGVWWGLQDIEVFENKTGRFVSEYGMQAMPNYNTTLSVTYPADRYLFSDVLKAHQKHPTGFQNIQSYLHRYFLDSSLVKKLTLENYTYLTQCFQYYCLKNIIAIHRSKYPVNMGTLLWQLNDCWPVCSWSITDYSRQPKAAWYAVKNAYRDDEHPQRDSIKPINLKLQKPVFTLKHIGENNFTIESNVDAKYVYLYKEKIFFNISDNYFDLKAGVEKILSVKNKYFNPKEIHSLKIKSLYDIK; from the coding sequence ATGATAAAAAAGATTGGCATATTTGTTTTGTTCTTTTTTGCAACGATACATGCAAATGCACAATTACAAAAACAAACCATTAACAATGGATGGAAATTTTATTATGCAAAAGCCTCAAAATGGTATGCTGCAACGGTGCCTGGCACTATCCATACCGATTTACTAAGCAACAAATTAATAGCTGACCCCTATTTTGGTGATAATGAAAAAAAACTGCAATGGATTGATAAAGAAAACTGGGATTACAAAACTTCCTTTACAGTATCTCATAAAATTCTTCAACAAAAAAATATTGAGTTGGTCTTTGACGGGCTGGATACTTATGCCGATATTTTTTTAAACGGAAAATTGTTGTTCTCTGCAGATAATATGTTTCGCCAATGGCGGGCCAATATTAAGCCTGTTTTAAAATCAAGGAACGAAATACTCATACGGTTTTATTCAGCCAAAAACAAAGTTGATTCTATTGCTAAATCTAAATTACCTTTTGTAGTGCCCGATAACCCACGGGTATATGTCCGTAAAGCGCAATATCATTTTGGCTGGGATTGGGGCCCAACTTATATAACCTGCGGTATTTGGAAAAATATTTTTATTGAAGCTTATCCTGAACCGCAAAAAGAAATACCCTTTATTAATAAACGTAAAATAGAATTGGTGCAGGAGCCCGACAGCATTGGCAAAACTTTTTATTTTAAAATAGATGGCAAACCCGTTTACTTAAAAGGCGCCAATTTCATTCCCTCCGAAATGTTTTTGCCACGTTTAAAAAAAGAAGATTACCGAAAAATAATATTAGCTGCCAAAGATGCCAATATGAATATGCTCCGTATTTGGGGCGGCGGCATTTATGAAGATGATGCATTTTATGACTTATGTGATGAATATGGCATTATGGTTTGGCAGGATTTTATGTTTGCAGGTGGCATGGTTCCCGGCGATAAACATTTTTTTAATAATGTAAAAGAAGAAATAAAATATCAAATAAAAAGATTACGGCATCATCCCTGCATTGTGTTGTGGTGCGGAAATAACGAAGTAGATGAAGCATGGAACAACTGGGGCTGGCAAAACCAATTTAAAATTCACGGCAAAGATTCAGTAAAAATATGGAACGATTATAAACGGTTGTTCCAGGACAGCATTGCAGCATGGGTGCAGCTATACGATGGCACAAGGCCTTACACTTCTACATCGCCTTTGAATGGCTGGGGCAGGGCAAACAGTATTACCGAAGGTGACAGCCATTATTGGGGCGTATGGTGGGGCTTGCAGGATATTGAAGTGTTTGAAAATAAAACAGGCCGTTTTGTAAGTGAATATGGGATGCAGGCCATGCCCAATTACAATACTACACTATCTGTTACCTACCCTGCAGACCGATATTTATTTTCGGATGTTTTAAAAGCACACCAAAAACATCCCACCGGTTTCCAAAATATACAATCGTATTTGCACCGGTATTTTTTAGATTCCTCATTGGTTAAAAAGCTAACGTTGGAAAATTATACCTACCTCACCCAATGTTTTCAATACTATTGTTTAAAAAATATTATTGCTATTCATCGAAGCAAATACCCTGTAAATATGGGCACTTTACTTTGGCAGTTAAATGATTGCTGGCCGGTGTGCAGCTGGTCAATTACCGATTACAGCAGGCAGCCAAAAGCCGCATGGTATGCAGTAAAAAATGCTTACAGGGACGATGAACATCCGCAAAGAGATAGCATAAAACCCATAAATTTAAAACTTCAAAAGCCGGTATTTACCCTTAAACATATTGGTGAAAACAATTTTACGATTGAATCAAATGTAGATGCAAAATATGTTTACCTGTATAAAGAAAAAATATTTTTTAATATCAGTGATAATTATTTTGATTTAAAAGCCGGCGTAGAAAAAATATTGAGTGTAAAAAACAAGTATTTTAACCCGAAGGAAATCCATTCACTAAAAATTAAATCACTCTATGACATTAAATGA
- a CDS encoding SDR family oxidoreductase, producing MFSLKNKKAIITGAGSGIGKAIAVLFAKQGAEVHILEINAAAASEVIIEINVVGGKAFAHSCNVADQQQVIEIFNSIGNMHILINNAGIAHVGKADTTSEADFDKVVNINIKAVYNCIHAAVPLLRKSNGGVILNMASIAALVGLPDRFVYSAAKGAVFAMTLSVAKDYITENIRCNSISPARVHTPFVDGFIAKNYPGKEKEMFEKLSKTQPIGRMATPEEVAALALFLCSDEASFITGCDYPIDGGFVKLNN from the coding sequence ATGTTTTCATTAAAAAATAAAAAAGCAATTATTACCGGCGCCGGAAGCGGTATTGGCAAAGCCATTGCAGTATTGTTTGCAAAACAAGGCGCAGAAGTGCATATCCTGGAAATCAATGCAGCAGCAGCCTCAGAAGTAATTATCGAAATAAACGTTGTGGGTGGAAAAGCCTTTGCACATAGCTGTAATGTGGCAGACCAACAACAGGTGATAGAAATATTCAACAGCATTGGCAATATGCATATATTGATAAATAATGCCGGCATTGCCCATGTTGGTAAAGCAGATACAACCAGTGAAGCAGATTTTGATAAAGTTGTAAATATAAATATCAAAGCTGTTTACAATTGCATTCATGCTGCAGTTCCTTTACTGAGAAAATCAAATGGTGGCGTTATTTTAAATATGGCTTCTATTGCTGCGCTGGTAGGCTTACCCGATCGTTTTGTATATTCCGCAGCAAAAGGGGCTGTATTTGCCATGACTTTAAGCGTTGCCAAAGATTATATTACCGAAAACATCCGTTGCAATTCTATTTCACCGGCAAGGGTACATACGCCTTTTGTAGATGGGTTTATTGCAAAAAATTACCCTGGAAAAGAAAAAGAAATGTTTGAAAAACTTTCCAAAACACAACCCATTGGCCGCATGGCAACGCCGGAAGAAGTAGCGGCACTTGCATTGTTTTTATGCAGCGATGAAGCTTCATTTATTACCGGCTGCGACTATCCTATTGATGGCGGATTTGTAAAGCTTAATAATTAA
- a CDS encoding fumarylacetoacetate hydrolase family protein encodes MKLIRFGEFEKEKPGVIMNDKWLDVSEFITDYDERFFEEEGLLQLKKILSEKQKNLKPINKNTRLGPPVARPSKIICIGLNYIDHAKETGAAIPLEPIIFFKSTTSLCGPFDDVVIPKNSKKTDWEVELALVISKKASYIEEKNAMDYVAGYCLHNDYSEREFQLERGGQWVKGKSCDSFAPLGPFLATTDEIEDANNLKMWLSVNGKTFQNSNTSNLIFRIPFLIHYISQFMTLLPGDVISTGTPPGVGLGIKPIPVYLRAGDKVELGIEGLGTQRQNAKNYADR; translated from the coding sequence ATGAAACTCATACGTTTTGGAGAATTTGAAAAAGAAAAACCGGGAGTAATAATGAATGATAAATGGCTGGATGTTTCGGAATTTATTACTGATTATGATGAACGCTTTTTTGAAGAAGAAGGATTATTGCAATTAAAAAAAATACTTTCAGAAAAACAAAAGAATTTAAAACCAATCAATAAAAACACAAGGCTGGGCCCGCCAGTAGCAAGGCCATCAAAAATTATTTGCATCGGTTTAAATTATATTGACCATGCAAAAGAAACCGGTGCTGCTATACCATTAGAACCCATCATCTTTTTTAAATCAACTACTTCATTATGCGGCCCTTTTGATGATGTTGTAATTCCAAAAAATAGCAAAAAAACAGATTGGGAAGTGGAACTTGCTTTAGTAATAAGCAAAAAAGCATCATATATAGAAGAAAAAAATGCGATGGATTATGTGGCCGGCTATTGCCTGCACAACGATTATAGTGAAAGGGAATTTCAATTAGAACGAGGAGGGCAATGGGTAAAAGGAAAAAGTTGCGACAGCTTTGCGCCGCTTGGCCCTTTTTTAGCAACAACAGATGAGATTGAAGATGCAAATAATTTAAAAATGTGGCTATCGGTAAATGGTAAAACATTTCAAAACAGCAATACCTCTAATCTTATTTTTAGAATCCCCTTTCTTATACATTATATCAGCCAGTTTATGACTTTATTGCCGGGAGATGTAATCAGTACGGGAACCCCACCCGGCGTGGGTTTAGGGATAAAGCCTATACCAGTATATTTAAGGGCTGGCGATAAAGTTGAATTGGGTATTGAAGGATTAGGAACACAAAGACAAAATGCAAAGAATTATGCTGATAGATAG
- a CDS encoding L-rhamnose mutarotase, which translates to MRYCFALDLIDDEQLMKEYEMHHQNVWPEIIGSIKDAGINELQIYRVTNRLFMIMETNTDFSFDKKARADLNNPVVQQWETLMWKYQQALPAAKPGEKWMLLNKIFEL; encoded by the coding sequence ATGAGATATTGTTTTGCACTCGACTTAATAGATGATGAACAGTTGATGAAGGAATATGAAATGCATCATCAAAACGTTTGGCCTGAAATTATTGGATCAATAAAAGATGCAGGTATTAATGAATTACAAATTTATCGTGTAACCAACAGGCTCTTTATGATAATGGAAACCAATACTGATTTTTCTTTTGATAAAAAGGCAAGAGCAGATTTAAACAACCCGGTTGTACAACAATGGGAAACACTTATGTGGAAATACCAACAGGCTTTGCCTGCAGCCAAACCTGGTGAAAAGTGGATGCTTCTGAACAAAATATTCGAACTTTAA
- a CDS encoding SDR family oxidoreductase, protein MDLQLKNKIIIVSGGAKGIGEGIVKILAAEGALPVIIGRSEEDNLKTVAMIEAAGGKAFQVIAELTDPLQCEQSIKIISDKFGKIDGLVNNAGVNDGVGLEHGDYNSFVASLHKNLIHYYLLAHFAIPFLKQSKGAIVNIGSKTAETGQGNTSAYAAANGGRNALTREWAVELLQYGIRVNAVIVAECFTPLYESWIKTFSNSQEKLQQISSKIPLEKRMTTAKEIASMVAFLLSEKSSHTTGQLIHVDGGYVHLDRAII, encoded by the coding sequence ATGGATTTACAGCTAAAAAATAAAATCATTATAGTATCAGGCGGGGCAAAAGGAATTGGCGAAGGCATTGTAAAAATATTGGCTGCCGAAGGGGCTTTGCCGGTAATTATTGGGAGAAGCGAAGAAGATAATTTAAAAACAGTTGCAATGATTGAAGCAGCTGGTGGCAAGGCTTTTCAGGTTATTGCCGAACTTACAGACCCACTGCAATGCGAACAATCTATAAAAATTATTAGTGATAAATTTGGAAAAATTGATGGCCTGGTAAATAATGCCGGGGTTAATGATGGCGTAGGACTTGAACATGGTGATTACAATTCTTTTGTTGCATCATTACATAAAAATCTAATTCATTATTATTTGTTGGCACATTTTGCAATACCCTTTTTAAAACAAAGCAAAGGCGCCATTGTAAACATAGGCTCTAAAACTGCAGAAACAGGGCAGGGAAATACATCTGCCTATGCTGCTGCAAACGGTGGCCGCAATGCACTCACAAGAGAATGGGCAGTGGAGTTATTGCAATATGGCATTAGAGTTAATGCAGTTATAGTAGCCGAATGTTTTACACCACTTTATGAAAGCTGGATAAAAACATTTAGCAACTCACAGGAGAAATTGCAACAGATAAGTAGTAAAATACCATTAGAAAAAAGAATGACTACAGCAAAAGAAATTGCCAGCATGGTTGCGTTTCTTCTTTCCGAAAAATCGAGCCATACCACCGGGCAACTCATTCATGTGGATGGTGGATATGTGCATTTAGACAGGGCTATAATTTAA
- the fucP gene encoding L-fucose:H+ symporter permease has translation MALPVNDISNTNVASNKKNNYLFPFILVTSLFFFWGFVHNLDPILIPHLRKAFVLTDLQSSLVDTSVFIAYFVMALPAGYIMRRYGYKTGIILGLILFGIGSILFVPAANTLQYVFFLGALFIIACGLTFLETAANPYITVLGPEATKTQRLNFAQSFNGLAAFIAPAYIGKIILSGKELTEQQIAAMSTEQLHVYLSGEAASVKIPYLILGIIILLVAIIFYFTKLPDIKHEESYKGQSGFASALKSKRLKWGIATQFFYVGAQVCVGSFFIKMCTTAAGINEKTAAVYLGTYGLAFMLGRFAGTFLMKYIAPVKLLALYAAICIALTLVAIFASGSLIIYTLIAIAFFMSIMFPTIFSMSIEGLGHNTKIGSSLIIMSIVGGAVLPPVLGFISDTTKNIQHGYVVPLACFIAVILFALKNSKPMAITEKINLT, from the coding sequence ATGGCTTTACCTGTAAATGATATTTCTAATACCAATGTTGCAAGCAATAAAAAAAACAACTATCTGTTTCCATTTATCCTGGTTACAAGTTTATTTTTCTTTTGGGGTTTTGTGCATAATCTCGATCCTATCCTTATCCCACATTTGCGAAAAGCATTTGTGTTAACTGACTTACAATCATCACTCGTTGACACTTCGGTATTCATTGCCTATTTTGTAATGGCGCTGCCGGCAGGTTATATTATGCGCAGGTACGGTTATAAAACCGGGATCATCCTGGGTTTGATACTTTTTGGAATTGGTTCAATTTTATTTGTACCGGCAGCCAATACATTACAATATGTTTTTTTCCTTGGTGCCTTATTTATCATTGCCTGTGGCCTTACATTTTTGGAAACGGCAGCCAATCCATACATTACAGTACTTGGCCCGGAGGCAACAAAAACACAACGCCTCAATTTTGCCCAATCCTTTAATGGCCTTGCCGCTTTTATAGCGCCGGCTTATATTGGTAAAATAATTTTATCGGGTAAAGAACTAACGGAGCAGCAGATTGCTGCCATGAGCACCGAACAACTACATGTTTATTTAAGCGGTGAAGCTGCTAGTGTAAAAATACCCTATTTAATTTTGGGCATTATCATTTTACTGGTTGCTATAATTTTTTATTTTACAAAGCTGCCCGATATTAAGCATGAAGAAAGTTACAAAGGACAGTCTGGATTTGCCTCTGCCCTCAAATCAAAACGTTTAAAATGGGGAATTGCTACTCAATTTTTTTATGTAGGCGCACAGGTTTGTGTAGGAAGTTTCTTTATTAAAATGTGTACCACAGCAGCCGGAATAAATGAAAAAACAGCAGCGGTATATCTCGGCACTTACGGCCTTGCCTTTATGCTGGGCAGGTTTGCCGGCACATTTTTAATGAAATACATTGCCCCGGTAAAATTACTGGCTTTGTATGCAGCTATTTGCATCGCATTAACGCTAGTGGCAATCTTTGCCTCAGGAAGCTTAATAATTTATACATTAATAGCCATTGCATTTTTTATGAGTATTATGTTTCCCACTATTTTTTCAATGAGCATAGAGGGCTTGGGACACAATACCAAAATTGGGTCTTCCTTAATCATAATGTCCATTGTGGGTGGTGCAGTATTGCCGCCAGTATTGGGTTTTATTTCAGATACAACTAAAAATATCCAGCATGGTTATGTGGTTCCATTGGCATGCTTTATAGCAGTTATTTTATTTGCATTGAAAAATAGTAAGCCTATGGCAATAACCGAAAAAATTAATTTAACTTAA
- a CDS encoding glycoside hydrolase family 16 protein — protein sequence MKRKFLSILSTIFFLIIFCFTANAQNKKGWKLIWQDEFNYTGLPDATKWGYEVGHIRNNEQQYYTRAKKENVWVSNGVLIITGRKENYKNENYKNESTDWRYKDSIAQYTSASINTLGKAAWKYGRIEVKAKLPTGGGIWPAIWMLGANRSIVGWPICGEIDIMEFIGNHPADIYSTIHFPDSIKTSRSSGSKINDSTVSNRFHIYTLEWDKQKMDIWFDKIKIHSFVIDSAGSYAANTFRKPFYLLINLAMGANWPGPIDDNVLPQQYLIDYVRVYQKK from the coding sequence ATGAAAAGGAAATTTCTTTCAATACTTTCAACTATTTTTTTTCTTATAATATTTTGTTTTACAGCAAATGCACAAAATAAAAAAGGTTGGAAACTTATTTGGCAGGATGAATTTAATTATACCGGCCTGCCAGATGCTACAAAATGGGGTTACGAAGTAGGCCATATCCGTAACAACGAGCAACAATATTATACCCGGGCAAAAAAGGAAAATGTTTGGGTAAGTAATGGCGTACTCATCATTACAGGCCGTAAAGAAAATTATAAAAACGAAAATTACAAAAATGAAAGTACCGATTGGCGGTATAAAGATTCCATTGCACAGTATACTTCTGCCAGCATAAATACATTAGGAAAAGCAGCGTGGAAATATGGAAGAATAGAAGTAAAAGCAAAGCTTCCAACAGGTGGCGGCATTTGGCCGGCCATTTGGATGCTGGGTGCAAACCGTTCGATAGTTGGCTGGCCAATTTGCGGGGAAATAGATATAATGGAATTTATTGGCAACCACCCTGCCGATATTTATAGCACTATTCATTTTCCGGATAGTATAAAAACAAGCCGTTCATCTGGTAGTAAAATAAACGATAGTACCGTAAGTAATCGTTTTCATATTTACACATTGGAATGGGATAAACAGAAAATGGATATTTGGTTTGATAAAATAAAAATCCACAGTTTTGTTATAGACAGTGCAGGCAGTTATGCAGCAAACACATTCCGAAAACCATTTTATTTGCTCATAAACCTGGCAATGGGCGCTAACTGGCCCGGGCCTATAGATGATAATGTGTTACCACAGCAATATTTAATAGATTATGTAAGGGTGTATCAAAAGAAATAA